A single Lactuca sativa cultivar Salinas chromosome 8, Lsat_Salinas_v11, whole genome shotgun sequence DNA region contains:
- the LOC111882791 gene encoding uncharacterized protein LOC111882791, translated as MGLQVLSVWTLLLFLPLSNAASYDDFAFPIDHSLVHNYTRLTEIKKHCNPFISSASELESDDNWASRLKNELSFFNGDWEQDSYGAPLMPFDDSDMSHATSSFISPWKLVSFEVKNVSSTSSHHPKNTISISGVLSIGITRNSTVISEPFLKFHKKPGMSALRVDFEGFYLETEGGNLVCLLGNSTFPFKKVPTRYESDDMTSYYNLRNPYNEDHVILPHDKIFLVLKYPKTSPFSIKQIHGEMKSLNKKDDFEYFDNVHVASHLGIDPTNSEDLISETESFNQNPLQDAMVEDGVNKFNNSEFCKILKSFEHKAYRVMPNLKLGGQNGFQDKVGPFLLGNEIQLVDRNNENLRILMQNIICKEEKVSGVLRMYPASMDPHVAARRTGLSSLTLWVKGTWNPSTGLLSMTGCLGPTLVKCETRVLLYFPKSFSIKQRNVVFGSINGLKSQTGFYHPVFFGLEMLSPGLYEDGWYSNAYLLYNYSKSDLAIEFQERIQEPWLLTYIRKSLFRYPTLEEEKDGIFHLLNDLRIDTFSSSETFVRVEVLSFGGSFRTNESHFYEASKNEVFNISMNLYIVENPRKVKEESYQHVSKLYLEGLYDQSVGKMYLIGCRKVSYDHVDLERGLDCLIEVGIEYSCVNTRWLINPTAKITIRSQRNEEDIYHFKTIRLQTFMIHDKNHEKNVIFRKLFEGYLRVFLVLVLIAHMLNQMRKRRKSIEPFAYISLAMLGLWIIGYGINLINGKEIMFISSETQYYKNQPYDHRSYKRYLSILDYLARFLVLVSMFLMAKISHIILKARKALKSQGESTPSEKKILMMTLGFYMCYLLLIMLEHGIWIYLNPLQGESTKDYYMKLMMDLLRYHVYMLQDYFMVPQIIALYVWKNHPHDQRSFINGLWIPSLVLLIYEFFRDPVDYPIIAHDIVL; from the coding sequence ATGGGACTCCAAGTTCTAAGTGTTTGGACCCTGTTATTGTTTCTTCCTTTGAGTAATGCAGCTTCTTATGATGACTTTGCATTCCCTATTGACCATTCACTGGTTCATAACTACACTCGATTAACCGAAATCAAGAAGCATTGCAACCCCTTTATATCATCAGCTTCTGAGTTAGAATCTGATGATAATTGGGCTTCTAGGCTTAAAAATGAGCTTTCTTTCTTCAATGGAGATTGGGAACAGGACTCCTATGGAGCACCCTTGATGCCCTTTGATGACAGTGACATGTCACATGCCACATCATCATTCATCTCCCCATGGAAACTTGTTAGCTTCGAGGTTAAAAATGTTAGTTCTACTTCATCCCACCACCCGAAAAACACAATTAGCATCAGTGGGGTTTTATCAATTGGCATAACAAGAAATAGCACAGTGATTTCTGAACCCTTTTTGAAGTTTCATAAAAAGCCTGGTATGTCTGCTCTTCGAGTTGATTTTGAAGGTTTTTATCTTGAAACAGAGGGTGGAAATTTAGTCTGTTTGTTGGGTAATTCAACTTTCCCATTCAAGAAAGTTCCAACCCGATACGAATCCGATGATATGACATCATATTACAATCTTAGAAACCCCTACAATGAAGATCATGTCATCCTCCCTCATGACAAAATCTTTCTTGTTCTTAAGTACCCGAAAACTTCACCTTTTTCAATCAAGCAAATCCATGgagaaatgaaaagtttgaaCAAAAAGGATGATTTTGAGTACTTTGACAACGTTCACGTAGCTTCCCACTTGGGTATCGATCCTACTAATTCTGAAGATCTCATTTCAGAAACTGAATCTTTTAACCAAAATCCACTACAAGATGCAATGGTAGAAGATGGTGTCAACAAGTTTAACAACTCTGAATTTTGTAAAATTCTCAAGTCTTTTGAACATAAAGCATATAGAgtcatgccaaatttaaaactTGGAGGCCAAAACGGGTTCCAAGACAAAGTTGGTCCATTTCTTTTAGGGAATGAGATTCAACTTGTTGATAGAAACAATGAGAATTTAAGGATTCTCATGCAAAACATCATATGCAAAGAAGAAAAGGTTTCTGGAGTTTTAAGAATGTATCCTGCTAGTATGGACCCACATGTGGCTGCAAGAAGAACGGGTTTATCTTCGTTGACTTTGTGGGTCAAAGGAACATGGAATCCCTCAACTGGGTTGCTCTCGATGACCGGATGTTTGGGTCCCACGCTTGTGAAATGTGAGACAAGGGTTTTGTTATACTTCCCAAAATCTTTCTCTATTAAACAAAGAAATGTTGTTTTTGGAagtataaatggtttgaaaagtcaaaccggttTTTACCACCCTGTTTTTTTTGGACTTGAAATGCTTTCTCCTGGTTTATATGAAGATGGTTGGTATAGTAACGCGTATCTTTTGTATAATTACTCAAAAAGTGATTTAGCCATTGAATTTCAAGAAAGAATTCAAGAACCTTGGTTGTTGACTTATATAAGGAAATCACTTTTTCGGTATCCGACACTTGAGGAAGAAAAAGATGGGATTTTTCACCTCTTAAATGATCTAAGGATTGATACTTTTTCAAGCTCCGAGACTTTTGTGAGAGTAGAGGTTTTGTCATTTGGTGGATCATTTAGAACAAATGAGAGCCATTTCTATGAAGCTTCCAAGAATGAGGTGTTTAACATATCGATGAATCTTTATATAGTAGAAAACCCAAGAAAAGTTAAGGAAGAATCCTACCAACATGTCTCAAAGTTATATTTGGAGGGTTTATATGATCAAAGTGTTGGGAAAATGTATTTGATTGGGTGTAGGAAAGTGTCGTACGATCATGTGGATCTTGAAAGAGGATTAGATTGTTTGATTGAAGTTGGAATTGAATACTCATGTGTTAACACAAGATGGTTGATTAATCCAACTGCAAAGATCACCATTAGAAGCCAAAGAAACGAAGAGGACATTTACCATTTCAAGACAATACGCTTGCAAACCTTCATGATTCATgacaaaaatcatgaaaaaaatgTGATCTTTCGTAAACTCTTTGAAGGGTATTTGCGGGTTTTTCTTGTTTTGGTGCTCATTGCACACATGTTGAACCAAATGAGGAAAAGGAGGAAGTCCATTGAGCCTTTTGCTTATATATCTCTTGCTATGCTTGGGTTATGGATCATTGGATATGGTATCAACTTGATAAATGGCAAAGAGATCATGTTCATTTCATCAGAAACTCAATATTACAAGAATCAACCTTATGATCATCGAAGCTACAAAAGATATTTAAGCATTCTTGATTATCTTGCAAGGTTTCTTGTTCTAGTTTCTATGTTCCTCATGGCTAAGATCTCTCATATTATATTGAAAGCTCGAAAAGCACTTAAGAGTCAAGGCGAGTCAACTCCAAGTGAGAAGAAGATCCTTATGATGACCTTAGGTTTCTACATGTGTTATCTTCTCCTTATAATGCTTGAGCATGGGATTTGGATATATCTTAATCCATTACAAGGTGAATCAACAAAAGATTATTATATGAAATTAATGATGGATTTGTTAAGGTATCATGTTTATATGCTTCAAGATTACTTTATGGTTCCTCAAATAATTGCTCTTTATGTATGGAAGAATCACCCACATGATCAACGATCTTTCATTAATGGTCTATGGATACCATCTTTAGTTTTGCTCATTTATGAATTTTTTAGAGATCCGGTTGATTATCCTATTATTGCGCATGATATTGTCTTGTGA